The Paenibacillus beijingensis nucleotide sequence TCAGGAGCTGAAAGGAAGGCTGATCGGACTTGTAAGGGCGATTTTGAAGGTCATGTAAATCGTATGCGAGTGCCGATAAATGACTCGTGTTTCTGGCAATTGATGATCAAAAAATAGAACATAGGAGTGGGAAGATGAAGAAGAGTGCGGTATTGGTTATCATGTTGATTATTTCGATCCTAGCGGCGGGATGTTCGGCAAGCAAAACGAAAGATCAGGCGGGATCGGATGCCGAAACCAAAAAGCCGCTGCGCGTCGCGCTTATTACACCGGAGAAAATTGGCGTAAATCCGTTTTTTCAAATTATGGACGAAGGTGCCAAGCAAGCGGCGCTAACTTATAAAGTGGAACAAAAAACGATGGAGTCGGCAGATCCGAATGCCATTGAAGAAAATTTGCGGGTTGCGGTTGCCGATAACTACGATTTGATTATTACGTCGTCCTTCCAGGCCGCGGATGCTTTGAAGAAGGTAGCGGCGGAAAATCCGGACAAAAAGTTCATTATTATTGACGATGTTGTCGACTTGCCCAATGTGCGCAGTGCGGTGTTCCGCGAGCAGGAGGCCGCTTATTTGCTGGGAGCAGCGGCGGGCCTGTCGACAAAATCGGACACGGTCGGCATGGTAGTCGCCATGGATATCCCGCTGATGAAGAAATGGACGAGCGGCTTTGAGCAAGGTTTGAAGGCGACGAATCCGCAAGCTACGTTCCTCGTCAACTATGTGGGCAGCTTTACCGATCCCGCCAAGGCCAAAGAATTGGCGCTCGTGCAGTATTCGAAAGGGGCCGATTTTGTTGCCGGGGCATCGGCGGTAGGAGACCTTGGCGTATTCGAAGCTGCGAAGGAAAAAGGTTTTTTCACTTCAGGTCAGGATATTGACCGGACAATGATCGATCCGCAGCATATCGTCATGTCCCAATTGAAATCCGCTGACAACGTTGTGATCGACAGCATTAAACAATTTGTTGACGGCTCCTTTGCGCCGGGCGTGTACGATTACGGTTTGAAAGAAAATGGCGTTGGCATTACGTACGTCACGGACAACAATCCGTTTATAACAAAAGAAACGATCGAGAAGGTTTTACAGATCCGCAGCGATATCATTTCCGGCAAAACCTCCGTCGTTAACCCGCTGAAATAATCAAACTTCAACTAAACCGGCTATGGTCCAGCCGGTTTGTTTTTCACGGAAAGGATGTATAATTGATGACCACCGTGCTTGAAGCAAGGCAGATCACGAAAACATACGGTGATTTCATAGCGAATGATGGTATCGATTTTTCATTGCATAAAGGCGAGATTCATGCGATCGTCGGCGAAAACGGCGCCGGAAAAACAACGTTGATGAGAATGCTGTACGGGATGGAAGCGCCGACTTCGGGGGACATTGTGTGCCAAGGTGAAGTGAAGCGATTCCAAAGTCCATTAGAAGCGATTCAGAGCGGCATCGGGATGGTGTTCCAGCACTTCATGCTGTTCCCTACCTATACGGTCGCTGAAAATATCGTCATCGGCAATGAACCTGCACGGGGGATTTGGTTCGACCGCAAGCTGGCCGCAGACCGGATTAAAGCGTTATGCGAAACGTATCAGCTGCACGTTGATCCGGATCAGAAAGTGTCTGAATGCTCGCTTGGAACCCGGCAGCGGATTGAAATATTGAAGGTGCTTTACAATGGGGCGGACATCATTATTTTGGATGAGCCGACGGCTGTATTGACGCCGCTGGAAGTGAAGGAATTGCTCGTGACGATTAAACGGCTTGCAAAGCAAGGGAAGAGCATTATCCTTATTACGCATAAATTGCACGAGGTTATGGAAGCGGCGGACCGCGTTACCGTGCTGCGCAACGGCAAAGTAACCGGAACTTTAGAAGCGGACCGTACAAGTGCGGAGGAGATTTCCCGTTTAATGGTGGGCCGGGAACTGGAGGGAGTTGCCCGGCAGGACAATAAGGCGGGAGAGCCTGTTCTGCAGGTGCGCAAATTGGTTGTGAAAGGAGCAAACGGGAAGGCGCTGCTTAATGATATCAATTTCGACGTGTGCGCCGGGGAAATTGTCGGTATTGCGGGTGTGTCCGGTAACGGCCAGTCCGAGCTGGTTCGAGTGCTGAACGGGCTGATAAAGGCCGATCAGGGCAGCATGCTGCTGGATGGAACCGATGTGACCAACTTGCCGGTGCGCCGCATCCGCGCGGCAGGTTTGGCCCATATTCCCGAGGACCGGTACTTATGGGGGGCTTCCAAGGATGCAAGCGTCAAGGAAAATGCCATTATGGGCCATTATCGTAAAGATGGCTGCCATCGCTTCGGATTGTTGAGGCATAAGCGGCTGAACCAATTGGTTCATGGCTGGGTACAGTCGTTTGCGGTCAAGACGGCGTCGATTCACGAGCAGGCGCAGTATTTATCCGGAGGGAACTTGCAGAAGCTGATTTCAGCAAGGGAAATCGGCCAGCACACGAAATGCATCATTGCGGCGGAGCCGACCCGCGGCGTCGACCTCGGTGCAATGGAAATTATTCACCGGCAGTTGTTGCGGAAGCGGGAGAGCGGTGAAGCCGTGCTCGTCGTTTCATCCGAGCTGTCGGAAATGATGACGCTGTCGGATCGTATTTTGGTTATGTTTGAAGGGGAAATCGTGGGAGAGCTTAAAGGCAAGGACGCTTCGGAAGAGGAGATCAGCTTGTTGATGGCGGGAGGAGGGCGAGCATGAAGAACTGGAATCCGATGCTCCTCTCGATGATGCAGCCGATTATGGCCATCTTGTTCGGTTTGACGGCTGGAGCAATCGTCGTCAGCTTCACCGGGGAGTCGGTTATGGAGTGTTTCAAGGAGTTGTGGAGAGGGGCGTTTGGCAGCTTTTACTTTTTGTCGAGCACGATGGCAAGAGCAACGCCGATCATTTTGAGCGGACTGGGAATCGCATTTGCTTTTCGCGCCGGCTTCTTCAACATGGGGGCGGAAGGGCAGATGGTGCTTGGCGGACTGGCGGCTGCTTTAACTGCGCTCCATGTTCCAGGTCCTGGCTGGGTGAAGCTTGTTGCCGCCCTATGCGCCGGTATCGCAGCGGGCGGAATGTGGTCGGTACTCGCCGTCTGGATGGAAGTGAAGTTTAAAGTGAATCTGCTTATCTCGACCTTATTATTGAATTATATTGCCGTCTTGTTCGCCGGGTACATCGTATCGGGGCCTTTCAAGGATACGAGCGGTTCGGCAGGGCTGGCGCAAACCGCGATGATCGATCAGGGCTCCTGGCTGCCGAAACTGTATAACGGGATGAGTGTGCATGCGGGTTTTTCGATCGCGATCGGACTGACGGTTTTGTTTGTTCTGATGTTTCGGTACTCGATTGTCGGCTACGAGGTGAAAATGCTTGGGTTAAATCCGTCTTTCGCCATGTACGGAGGCGTCAACCGTCTGCAAATGATGATCTTCAGTATGGTTGCAAGCGGAGGGCTGGCCGGACTTGCCGGCGGTGTTGAGGTGCTTGGCATGCAGTACCGTTTCGTAGACGGCGCCTTGACGATGCCGGGGTATGCGTGGACCGCTCTGATGGCGGCGTTGCTTGCGAATGCGCATCCGGCCGGGACGGCAGTGTGCTCCTTTCTGCTCGCAGCTCTGCAAACCGGGGCGGCAGGGATGGAACGAAACACGAATGTTCCGGTTGAATTGTCAGCGGTTATACAAGCCGTGCTCATTTTGTTCGTATCGGTCAAGTTCGGCTATTCGTTTATGAGGCGGAGAAAAGCGAGGAAAAACAATGGATCAATTATTTGACATCTCTCTACTCAACTCCACGATTCGTATGGTGACGCCTATTTTGCTCGCTGCATTGGGAGGGGCGCTTTGCGCACGTGCAGGCCTCTTTAATGTCGGTCTGGAAGGCATGGTTCTGGCCGGCGCATTCGGGGCGGTTCTCGGCAACTACCTGCTTAACAATCTATTTCTTGCCGTAATGTTTGCAATCGGCTGCGTTTTGCTGCTTTCACTGCTATACGGCTATTTCACGATTCACTTGAAGGCCAACGTCATCGTGGTCGGCATTGCCGTCAACTTCCTCGCGATGGGGCTGACGACTTTTTTATTAAGCGCGGTCTTTCATGTCAAAGGGGCGTACTATAACAAAGATATGGAAGGATTGCCCCGCTTGGATATTCCTGTATTAAGCAAGGTGCCTGTTCTCGGAGATGTCGTATCCGGTTATTCCCCGATCGTATTTTGCGCATTTCTGCTCGTTATTGTCCTCCATTTGTTTTTGTACCGGACGGTAACGGGCTTCCGCTTAAGCGCGGTCGGACAAAGTCCGATTGTCGCTCAAAGCGCGGGCATAAAAGTGCGCCGTTATCAATATGCAGCCGTCTTGGCGTGCGGTATGTTGTGCGGGCTGGCCGGAGCGCAGCTCTCGCTCGGCCAGGTGACGATGTTTGCCGAAGGCATGACATCGGGCAGAGGATTTATTGCTCTTGTCGCGATGATGCTGGGTCAGGCGAATCCGGCCGGAATTATGGGATCAAGCTTGCTGTTCGGACTGATGGATGCGCTTAGTATCCGGATGCAGGGATTGTGGCTTCCGACACCGTTTACGATGATGGTGCCTTATGTCGTCACGATTATGGCCATGTTCTTTTTTAAGGATAAAAGTTATTTGCACGGCACGACCGGCAGCTCCAGATAATACGAAGCTTCCCGTCCGGTTTCGAAATCCAATTGGTGTCCTGCTGCTTCTATGGTACAATCGAGGTAAAATGTGCGAGTTGGTGGGATTACATTTGTTTGCCGCTGAACGAAGAAATAAAATTATAAACATGTTGTTGGAGCAGGGATATGTGCTGGTAACCGATCTCAGCAAAGCCTTTAACGTTTCGGAAGAGACCATCAGACGCGATCTGGATAAAATGGAGAAAGAAAATCTGCTTACCCGCACGCACGGAGGGGCGTTTATCGAGGAAGGCATCACGTCCGACATTCCGGTCGGCATTCGGGAGCGCGCTTATCTTCAAGGAAAGGACTGGATCGGTGAGAAGGTCGTCGGCCTAATCAACAGCGGGGATACGCTGATGCTGGATTCCAGTACAACTTCTCTGCATATCGCCAAGAAAATCAAAAACAAAAAAAACTTGACGGTCATTACGAACTCCTTCAAAGCGCAGATGGAGCTATCTTCTGCCGAAGGAATTAAAATCATATCAACGGGCGGCATTTTGCGCCAGCACTCGTTGTCATACGTCGGGCATGCGGCCACGCGGGAACTGTCCAACTATTTTGCAGATACGGCTATCATTTCATGCTCGGGGATTCATCTGGATAAAGGAATTTCGGATTCGAACGAATATGAAGCCGAAATGCGCAAAATTATGCTGAAAAACGCGGAGTATAAAATATTGGCGGTCGATACTACCAAACTGAACAAGCTCGGTTTCATGTTCATAGCCGATTTTCCGGCTATCAACAAGGTCGTGGTGGACAAAAAGCTGCCCGCCGACTGGGTTCAGTTATTTGAACGGCTCAATATTGAGTTCGATGATCGGGAGATGCCGTCAGCGGGCTTGGAGACAACCGTATAATTCACAAGGAGGCTGCCCCAAGGTTATTGGCCTTGAGGGCGGCTTTTCTTGTCATTACAGCCCCAAACGATCATCGCATGCCGAAGCTCAGGCAATGATGTCATTTCAGGTCCGCCGGGCAGAAAGATGCTGCTCCTGATATTCCCCCGGCGGAAGGCCGAAATGCTGCTTGAACACGTGCGAAAAATGCTTCACGCCGACGTAGCCGACCTTCTCGGCGACGTCGTACACCTTCTCGGGCGGCGAGGCCTGCAGCAGCTTGGCGGCCTGCTCCATGCGGATGCGCGTCAAAAATTTGACATACGTTTCTCCGACCGTGCGGTGGAACGTGTTGCTTAAATAGCCCTGCGACACGCCGAGCTTGTCGGCGAGCAGCGCGAGGCTAAGCGGCTCGGCGTAATGGGCGTAAATATAGGCTTTGGCGCGGTTGCCGATATCGGTTTCGTCGAGCGCCTCCGGCTTCGCTTGCCCGGCGGAGAAGGATGCCGCGATATCGCGGAAGACCGCCAGCACGGACTCGGCCTCCCAGGAAGCCCGCTGCTCCTGGAAAACCCGCTGCAGCCGCCGGCAAGCCTTGTTCATGCGCTGTCCGTACAGCTCCCGCTTGCCGGCGGCGATGCTTTTGGTCAGATGAATGCCGAACGTGACGACTTCATTGGACGTAAAGAGCCTCATCTGATCGATATACGACCCCAGCGCAATCGCTGCGGCCGTCTCATTCCGGTTGAAGAGAGCATGCCGGATTTCCGCCGCCGCTTGATCAATCGCTTTCAGCCGGCCGGCCAGACTGCCGGCTTCCCGCTGTCCGAACAGAGCGGGCTGCCCGGTCAGAAGGCGGCATTGAAGGTTCCGGGCCGCTGCCGCATATGAAGTGTGGAGATGAAAGAGCTCGCTCTCCAGCGAGCCTAACCCGCCGGAGACGGCAATGCCCGTACTCACCGCCATCGCGTCCGCCACCCGGCGGTAAAGCTCGGTGCACCGCTGTAAAATTTGGGCTTCGTCATCCCCGGTAACGAGTACACTCGTCAGCTGTTCCTCGTCCAAAAATACGTTGCCGAACGCATCCTCCTCGGCTATTTCCGCGGCGGCCTGCTGCAAAATAAAGCGGAAAATCGGAAAATCGCCGCACGGGACGCCCCGTTCGATCAGACTCTGCTCGTCGAGATCCAGCAGCATAATCATGCCTTCGGTTTCGATCAGCTGCACCTTCAGCCGATATATAAGCGGGTAGAGCGTCTTGATCTCAACACCGCTGTCGCTGATGACCGCCTTCAAAAATTGCTTGATTACTTGCGCCCGGCTTTCCTTCGATATGCTGTTTTCGGTATAAAATGCCAGACTTTCACGGTTCCGGAGCTCCAGCAGCGATGTAACCGAATGGATCGCTTCCATCAGTTCTTCCTTGACGACCGGCTTCAGCAGGTAATTGCAGACGCCGCTGCGAAGTGCTTCCTGGGCCAGCGCGAATTCGTCATAGCCGGAGAGAATGACCATTTGCGGCGGGGCTTCCATCCGGTGAATGAGCCGGCTCAGCTCGATGCCGTTCATGACCGGCATTTTAATATCGGAGATGACGAGGTCGATCCGGCACTCCTGCAGCTTTTCCCATGCTTCCTGACCGTCCATCGCTTCCGCGGCGATCTTCCACTCGGGGTGATGCTGCCTGAAATGAGCGCGCAGAAATTCCCGCACGAGCGGCTCGTCGTCGACAAGCATAACGTTAAACATCATAGCTCCTCCATTCCCGGCCTGGTTTCGGCAGCGCTACGGTGACGGCGGTTCCTTCATGCAGCGTGCTGTCCACCGTCAATCCATACCCGGCGCCGTATTTCAGCTTGATCCGCTTATTCACATTGAGCAGTCCGATCCCGGTTCCAGACCGGCTCGGCTCGTGGGCGGCGGGATGCTCCGCCGCATGCTCCGCCGGATGCCCGGCCTCATGTGCGGCCGGATGCTCGGCATCCTCGCTGAGCGCAAGCTTATGCCGCACCCGCTCCAGCGTCTCTTCGTCCATCCCGATGCCGGTATCTTCAATCACGAACAGAAGCTTGCTGTCGGTCTCGCGGCTTGCGATCCTCACAGTCGTTTTCCCGCGCTTTGTTTCGCAGCCGTGAATGACAGCGTTCTCAACAATCGGCTGGAACAGCAGCGCCGGAACATTTACCTGGGAAAGGGACGGATCGATATCGATCTCATAGTCGAGGCGCCCTTCGTAACGGCCGCTTTGAATGCTCAAATACGCGCGCAGCAGTTCGATTTCCCGCTGCAGCGTAATGTCCTTGTCCGATCTCGTCATGCTGCGCAGAATGCTGCTCAGCTGCTGGATATGGCCGATCGATTTGTCCGTCTTGCCCATCTGCATCTGCAGCGAAATCATATTGAGCGTATTGAAAATAAAGTGGGGCTTGATCTGGCTGTGCAGCGCCAGCACCTGCGCTTCTTTTTGCAGCAGCT carries:
- a CDS encoding BMP family lipoprotein codes for the protein MKKSAVLVIMLIISILAAGCSASKTKDQAGSDAETKKPLRVALITPEKIGVNPFFQIMDEGAKQAALTYKVEQKTMESADPNAIEENLRVAVADNYDLIITSSFQAADALKKVAAENPDKKFIIIDDVVDLPNVRSAVFREQEAAYLLGAAAGLSTKSDTVGMVVAMDIPLMKKWTSGFEQGLKATNPQATFLVNYVGSFTDPAKAKELALVQYSKGADFVAGASAVGDLGVFEAAKEKGFFTSGQDIDRTMIDPQHIVMSQLKSADNVVIDSIKQFVDGSFAPGVYDYGLKENGVGITYVTDNNPFITKETIEKVLQIRSDIISGKTSVVNPLK
- a CDS encoding ABC transporter ATP-binding protein produces the protein MTTVLEARQITKTYGDFIANDGIDFSLHKGEIHAIVGENGAGKTTLMRMLYGMEAPTSGDIVCQGEVKRFQSPLEAIQSGIGMVFQHFMLFPTYTVAENIVIGNEPARGIWFDRKLAADRIKALCETYQLHVDPDQKVSECSLGTRQRIEILKVLYNGADIIILDEPTAVLTPLEVKELLVTIKRLAKQGKSIILITHKLHEVMEAADRVTVLRNGKVTGTLEADRTSAEEISRLMVGRELEGVARQDNKAGEPVLQVRKLVVKGANGKALLNDINFDVCAGEIVGIAGVSGNGQSELVRVLNGLIKADQGSMLLDGTDVTNLPVRRIRAAGLAHIPEDRYLWGASKDASVKENAIMGHYRKDGCHRFGLLRHKRLNQLVHGWVQSFAVKTASIHEQAQYLSGGNLQKLISAREIGQHTKCIIAAEPTRGVDLGAMEIIHRQLLRKRESGEAVLVVSSELSEMMTLSDRILVMFEGEIVGELKGKDASEEEISLLMAGGGRA
- a CDS encoding ABC transporter permease, producing the protein MKNWNPMLLSMMQPIMAILFGLTAGAIVVSFTGESVMECFKELWRGAFGSFYFLSSTMARATPIILSGLGIAFAFRAGFFNMGAEGQMVLGGLAAALTALHVPGPGWVKLVAALCAGIAAGGMWSVLAVWMEVKFKVNLLISTLLLNYIAVLFAGYIVSGPFKDTSGSAGLAQTAMIDQGSWLPKLYNGMSVHAGFSIAIGLTVLFVLMFRYSIVGYEVKMLGLNPSFAMYGGVNRLQMMIFSMVASGGLAGLAGGVEVLGMQYRFVDGALTMPGYAWTALMAALLANAHPAGTAVCSFLLAALQTGAAGMERNTNVPVELSAVIQAVLILFVSVKFGYSFMRRRKARKNNGSII
- a CDS encoding ABC transporter permease produces the protein MDQLFDISLLNSTIRMVTPILLAALGGALCARAGLFNVGLEGMVLAGAFGAVLGNYLLNNLFLAVMFAIGCVLLLSLLYGYFTIHLKANVIVVGIAVNFLAMGLTTFLLSAVFHVKGAYYNKDMEGLPRLDIPVLSKVPVLGDVVSGYSPIVFCAFLLVIVLHLFLYRTVTGFRLSAVGQSPIVAQSAGIKVRRYQYAAVLACGMLCGLAGAQLSLGQVTMFAEGMTSGRGFIALVAMMLGQANPAGIMGSSLLFGLMDALSIRMQGLWLPTPFTMMVPYVVTIMAMFFFKDKSYLHGTTGSSR
- a CDS encoding DeoR/GlpR family DNA-binding transcription regulator, yielding MCELVGLHLFAAERRNKIINMLLEQGYVLVTDLSKAFNVSEETIRRDLDKMEKENLLTRTHGGAFIEEGITSDIPVGIRERAYLQGKDWIGEKVVGLINSGDTLMLDSSTTSLHIAKKIKNKKNLTVITNSFKAQMELSSAEGIKIISTGGILRQHSLSYVGHAATRELSNYFADTAIISCSGIHLDKGISDSNEYEAEMRKIMLKNAEYKILAVDTTKLNKLGFMFIADFPAINKVVVDKKLPADWVQLFERLNIEFDDREMPSAGLETTV
- a CDS encoding response regulator transcription factor, which translates into the protein MFNVMLVDDEPLVREFLRAHFRQHHPEWKIAAEAMDGQEAWEKLQECRIDLVISDIKMPVMNGIELSRLIHRMEAPPQMVILSGYDEFALAQEALRSGVCNYLLKPVVKEELMEAIHSVTSLLELRNRESLAFYTENSISKESRAQVIKQFLKAVISDSGVEIKTLYPLIYRLKVQLIETEGMIMLLDLDEQSLIERGVPCGDFPIFRFILQQAAAEIAEEDAFGNVFLDEEQLTSVLVTGDDEAQILQRCTELYRRVADAMAVSTGIAVSGGLGSLESELFHLHTSYAAAARNLQCRLLTGQPALFGQREAGSLAGRLKAIDQAAAEIRHALFNRNETAAAIALGSYIDQMRLFTSNEVVTFGIHLTKSIAAGKRELYGQRMNKACRRLQRVFQEQRASWEAESVLAVFRDIAASFSAGQAKPEALDETDIGNRAKAYIYAHYAEPLSLALLADKLGVSQGYLSNTFHRTVGETYVKFLTRIRMEQAAKLLQASPPEKVYDVAEKVGYVGVKHFSHVFKQHFGLPPGEYQEQHLSARRT